DNA sequence from the Candidatus Atribacteria bacterium ADurb.Bin276 genome:
TGTTTTGTGTGATAGTGAACCATGGTGTTGGGAGTAAAATTATTAAATTTGCAAAACAGCATGGAATTAGCGGAGCAACGGTCATTTTGGGCAAGGGAACGATTAAAAATCATTGGTTGGAGGCCCTTGAGCTTTATGAAATAAGAAGAGAAATTGTGTTTGTTGTGGCAGAAAAAGAATTAGGATATTCGGTAATGAATGAAATCGAGAAAAAATTCGATTTAAAAAAACCCAACCATGGAATTGCTTTTACCTTCTCTTTAAGTAATTTTTTAGGGGCTCGATACTGCATATTTACCAAAAAGGTAAAAAGGGAGATTGGAGAAAAGATTATGTATAATGCGGTCTTTGTGGTTGTCGATAAGGGTCAAGCAGAATCGGTTATTGAAGCTGCCAATTCGGCAGGTTCTCGGGGAGGAACCATTATTAACGCCAGAGGTTCAGGAATTCATGAAACCGAAACCTTGTTTTCTATGGCCATTGAACCTGAAAAGGAAATTGTTTTTATTATTTCCAAAAGCGATCTCACCGATCCAATTGTTAATAAAATAAGAGAGGAACTCAAAATTGATGAACCAGGAAAAGGAATAATCTTCGTTCTCGATGTAAACAAAACC
Encoded proteins:
- a CDS encoding Nitrogen regulatory protein P-II; translation: MDKCPDSREYELFCVIVNHGVGSKIIKFAKQHGISGATVILGKGTIKNHWLEALELYEIRREIVFVVAEKELGYSVMNEIEKKFDLKKPNHGIAFTFSLSNFLGARYCIFTKKVKREIGEKIMYNAVFVVVDKGQAESVIEAANSAGSRGGTIINARGSGIHETETLFSMAIEPEKEIVFIISKSDLTDPIVNKIREELKIDEPGKGIIFVLDVNKTYGLFNTK